The DNA region CAAACTTTTTTGCTGCAGTTGGAATACAAACAAAATTATTAGTAAGAAGTCAAAGAATATTAGGAAATGAAGATAGCGATATTTCTGCTATTTTCAAAGAAGAGTTTTCAAAAAGTGTTGATATTTTATTTGATACAAGTATTGATGAAATAGATTATAAAGACAATCAATTTAATTTAACTTTAATAAACAAAGAAAATCAAAAATCAAAACATAGCTCACAAGCATTACTTTATGCAACAGGAAGACAGTCAAATACTGATTCTTTAGATTTACAAAATACTGATATTGAAGTAAATGAAAGAGGATATATCAAAAGAGATGAATTTTTCCAAACAAAAGCAAAAGGCGTTTATGTGGTAGGTGATGCAAGTGGTGAGAATATGCTACAACACGCAGCTGCTCAAGAAGTTAATTATCTAGGTAAAATCTTATTAGAAAATGAAAGAAAACCTTTAAAATTTAAATATATGCCTCATGCAGTTTTTACAGAACCTGAAATTGCAAGTGTGGGAATAACAGAGCAAAAAGCAAAAGAGCAAAATATAGAGTATGTTACAAGTACAACACCGTGGTTAGCTAGTGCAAAAGCAATGTCAACAAGACTTAAATACCCTAGAACAAAGTTTATAGTAGATCCAAATACTTATGAAATTTTAGGATGCCATTTAATAGGACCCGAAAGTTCAACTATGATGCATCAAGTACTTGCCGTTATGCACTTAGACAATGACATACGACATTTAAAAGAAATGCTATATATTCATCCAGCACTTAGTGAAGCTATACTTCCAGCAGCTGTTAATACAATAAAAGAAGTTGAAAAACTTAAAAATTAAGCAAAAAAAAAGCTTCTAGCTAAAAGAACTAAGAGTTCAAATAGCTAAAAGCTTGTATTTTGGTTGCGGAAGCTGGATTTGAACCAGCGACCTACGGGTTATGAGCCCGTCGAGCTACCGTGCTGCTCTATTCCGCGTTCTTTAAGTTGTGTGGAATGATAGCCGATTAAACTTAAAACAATATTGAAAAGGAGAAGAATTGAATTATGATAATTCAACTCCGCAAGAATCACACTTTTT from Poseidonibacter antarcticus includes:
- a CDS encoding dihydrolipoyl dehydrogenase family protein; translation: MKEFDLIIIGAGRASNLAVTASKMGKKVAIIEKSKFGGTCPNRGCVPSKLLIGYAHVARAIKESNRHFIDASINSIDIEKIFDETNKYIAKIDSAYKSRFNENVEIIYGTGKFVSNNIVSVNGEQLTAPKIVIATGTKPNPAPHPKAWTSDDIFPLIGDIPKSIVIVGSGFIACELANFFAAVGIQTKLLVRSQRILGNEDSDISAIFKEEFSKSVDILFDTSIDEIDYKDNQFNLTLINKENQKSKHSSQALLYATGRQSNTDSLDLQNTDIEVNERGYIKRDEFFQTKAKGVYVVGDASGENMLQHAAAQEVNYLGKILLENERKPLKFKYMPHAVFTEPEIASVGITEQKAKEQNIEYVTSTTPWLASAKAMSTRLKYPRTKFIVDPNTYEILGCHLIGPESSTMMHQVLAVMHLDNDIRHLKEMLYIHPALSEAILPAAVNTIKEVEKLKN